From Nomascus leucogenys isolate Asia chromosome 15, Asia_NLE_v1, whole genome shotgun sequence, a single genomic window includes:
- the LOC100581858 gene encoding transcription factor Spi-C, translating into MTCVEQDKLGQAFEDAFEVLRQHSTGDLQYLPDYKNYLALINHHPHVKGNSSCYGVLPTEEPVYNWRTVINSAVDFYFEGNIHQSLQNITENQLVQPTVLQQKGGKGRKKLRLFEYLHKSLCNPEMVSCFQWVDITKGIFQFVSKNKDKLAELWGKTKGNRKTMTYQKMARALRNYRRSGEITKIWRKLTYHFSEAILQRLSPSYFLGKDIYYSQCVQPDQEYLSLNNWNANYTYTYANYHALNHHDC; encoded by the coding sequence ATGACATGTGTTGAACAAGACAAGCTGGGTCAAGCATTTGAGGATGCTTTTGAGGTTCTGAGGCAACATTCAACTGGAGATCTTCAGTACTTGCCAGattacaaaaattacctggctTTAATCAACCATCATCCTCATGTCAAAGGAAATTCCAGCTGCTATGGAGTGTTGCCTACAGAGGAGCCTGTCTATAATTGGAGAACGGTAATTAACAGTGCTGTGGACTTCTATTTTGAAGGAAATATTCATCAATCTCTGCAGAACATAACTGAAAACCAGCTGGTACAACCCACTGTTCTCCAGCAAAAGGGGGGAAAAGGCAGGAAGAAGCTCCGACTGTTTGAATACCTTCACAAATCCCTGTGTAATCCAGAGATGGTATCTTGTTTTCAGTGGGTAGATATAACCAAAGGCATCTTTCAGTttgtatcaaaaaacaaagacaaacttGCCGAGCTCTGGGGGAAAACAAAAGGCAACAGGAAGACCATGACTTACCAGAAAATGGCCAGGGCACTGAGAAATTACAGAAGAAGTGGGGAAATTACCAAAATCTGGAGGAAGCTGACTTACCATTTCAGTGAGGCCATTCTCCAAAGACTCTCTCCATCCTATTTCCTGGGGAAAGACATCTACTACTCACAATGTGTTCAACCTGATCAAGAATATCTCAGTTTAAATAACTGGAATGCAAATTATACTTATACATATGCCAATTACCATGCGCTAAATCACCATGATTGCTAA